The following nucleotide sequence is from Apium graveolens cultivar Ventura chromosome 4, ASM990537v1, whole genome shotgun sequence.
TTGTTATAGAATTTGGTTGTGTTGTGTAGTTGAAGGAGTTTAAGTTTAAGTTATTAATGTTTTTATCTTGTAGGTAAGAGATGAAGCATAACAATGTTATTCCCAATGGTCACTTTAAGAAGCACTGGCAGAACTATATCAAGACCTGGTTTAACCAGCCTGCTCGCAAGACCAGGAGAAGAAATGGTAAACTACTCGCTTCTGTTGAATACATTTTGAGGATTGTGATCTTATTGTTTTGTAGTTTGTAAGCTTGTGATGAAAATGTGAGTAACTTAAACAATTATAGTTGGGTTTTGAGGTTGTATTTTTTAATTGATAAATGCAGCTAGGCAAAAGAAGGCAGTGAAGACCTTTCCTCGTCCTACAGCTGGTCCACTTCGTCCTATTGTTCACGGGCAGACACTTAAGTATAACATGAAAGTTAGGGCTGGCAGGGGCTTCTCTCTTGAGGAGCTTAAGGTGTGCCAACTATTAACTTTCTTAGTATTTGAACTTCTCCCCATTGTTGTTTTTTCTTTGCTTTACTTTAAAACAACCTTATTCTTTACCTTTATATTTCTTTATGGAGTAAATTAGgcttttttgttttcttttatgTGGCTTTAGGCAACTTTTAGCTAGTCAAAACTTAGTTTAATGCTATAATATGCAATAAAGATACTGATCTGGTGTTGATATATTAAAATTTGTACCCGAGCTTGCTACCCATGAATAAGAAGTTATTCTATATAGACTACTTGCACTGCTACTATATGTTAACTGTAGAGAACTCCTGTTGTAATTCATTATGCTTGCATGTGCTTGCAAACCTATGTATTTCCAATATTAGTGGTCTAGTCATTTAGTATTCAGGCTACGTAACCTATTTTTTTTAGACTAGCTGCCCAATACTGGGATGAACGAAAGTATGATAATTTTCCGTGTGGCTCTCTAGCAGGCTATTGTATCATTCATGTTGAAACAAGTATGTTTTAAATGATAGTAATTTTTCTGGAATCCCCAAGTACATTCTGTTTATCAGATGTTAGTTGTGTTATGATGCAATAATCTATATTAATACCCTTGATATATGCGGCTTCTCTATTTCTCTGTAACCAAGTATTTGTTTTACTACAGGCTGCAGCTATCCCAAAGAAACTTGCCCCAACCATTGGCATTGCCGTTGATCATCGCCGTCGCAATCGATCTCTGGAAGGTCTCCAGACTAATGTGCAAAGGCTTAAGACTTACAAAGCTAAGCTTGTTGTCTTCCCAAGGCGTGCTCGCAAAGTCAAGGTATTGTTGATGATCTCAATTCAACAAGTATTACAAATAAATGAATGTTGACTGTTCTTTTGCAAATTATCTGAACAAATTTTCTGTTTTAGGGTGGTGATTCTGCCCCTGAAGAGTTGGCAAATGCAACTCAAGTACAAGGCGATTACATGCCTATTGTTCGTGAAAAGCCAACTGTCGAGCTTGTTAAGGTTACAGCTGAAATGAAATCATTCAATGCCTATTCCAAGCTTCGGGCAGAAAGGACACACGAGCGTCATCTTGGTGCTAGGTTGAAGAGAGCTGCCGAAGCCGAGAAGGAAGAAAAGAAGTAGAGTGTTCTGCTATTCTAGTCACTTGTGTCATTCCTCAGTGGATTTGTCATCCCCTATTTTGAATTTGAATATGCTATTAGAACATAATTTTACATCATCAGTAATGAAGTTTGTGAGGATTTGTTTTTTCATGCAATTAAAGATTTTTATTGCTAGAATGATAATTTTCGTTGTCGATATTTAGCTACAGTTTCTGTACTAGTTTGCGACTTGTCTTGctactaattttaaaatttgttttttgCCATACTGTCAAAATAGCAGAGTAGAAAAACATGGGACTTTTTTCTGTGTTAACATTCCTACATTGCTTGTATTATTTCTAATATCATAAGAAATCGTTAAATTATGATTTATAGAAAGTTTTCtgaacattttatttatttcctAAATTTAAAATCATACTTATTTACTATGTGATTTTAATAAAGCTAGTTTGATAGTCAAGGCTTTAATAAGATAAAATCACAAGTTTAGCATGAGAGTTGTGTTAACTCTGTGATGTGTAAAAGATTTCTGGTTTCTACGTCCACTGTCAACCATAATATTACCCAAATTTCCAGGAGGATTTAGTCCCATTCTGATCCCTGTTCTTCTCTCTTTTGTACATGTAACATACATATCTCTCTGTGTTCAGAACATTATATTATTACATAGTAGCTTAACAGAAAAATGTCAGGTAATATTGGATCATTTAGTTTTGCAAGAACGCCTCGAGAAAAATTGCTTGTATCAAGAAAGAACTATTCTGAATTAGGGTATGTGGAAGATGACTGTGATGAAGATGAAAGTTCTTGGTCAAGGTTTCAGAAAAAATTCGTTAAATTTAAATTCGATGTTGAAGGTTGCCTCTCTAAAGCATATAAAATGGGTCGATCCGATCCTAGGAAAGTTGTTTTTGCAGCTAAAATGGGATTGGCTCTGGTGATTGTATCACTTCTAATATTCTTTAGAGAGCCATTGTCTTATATTGGGCAACAGTCAATCTGGGCAATCCTTACTGTCGTCGTCGTGTTTGAGTTTAGTATAGGTATAGAAATATTCGTGTTAAATTCTATTGTTATCTTTGTCTCCTCTGGATTCACTTGATTTGTTTGTGTCTGTAGGAGCTACACTTAGTAAGGGATTTAATCGTGCTGTGGGAACGCTTTTAGCTGGAGCATTGGCTCTCTGTAATGCGCAGCTATCTCAGATGGCTGGAAAGTTTCAAGAAGTTGTGATTGTAACTAGCATATTCATTGCAGGTCTGGCTTTCTTCTAGTACAATACAGTGTTTGTTTTAAAGGCGTAAGATTAGGATAGAGCTACCTGCTCTAGCTTTAGAGCATCCACAGCGCTCATGGTCACTTTCTTATTTTTTTAGACCCCACCCACATTCCATCTAAGGAAAAGTGGGATTAGAAAACAAACTGGCCAAATCGCTACAGTCATGCGACCATTTCACAGTTCTCGATATTTTTCATTATACTAAACTTAAGTTGTGTAGATTTTGATAACATAAAATTTTAACGTTGCTTTGTCAAACTTTAACATTTAAGTAAATAAAATACTAAAGTGGGACAGAACCTCCAAACTGGGACTGCCCACTTTGTTTGAGTTTGCTCCAACGGTTGAGAGTCTCTTTTTTTCATTTGGAAACCATTTCACGTGGCCCTATGCATGAATTGGGTCCGCGCCGTGGATGCTCTTATCCAATGGCCTATTCAACAAGATCCTTTAGATAACCCCGTTCACTATTTTCATCACATTACAGTACATTTGCGAGACTACTGGGATTACTAAACCTTCATGAAATGAACTTTACAAGTCGATAACATAAAATTATAAAGTAACTTGAAAGAATAGAGTTTGAGACTACATAGCCCCTTGTAGTGTGAAAAAAGTGCAGGTGATCGTATCCTAAGCTAAATCATTTCAAACAAACATATCAACAAAATAGCCAAAAGTAATCAAATTCGAATCACAATGTCCTTTTGAATAACCGTGTCTTTTGCATGTTGGTTTTTCAGGTTTCTCTGCAAGCTATTTGAAACAGCATCCTGCAATGAAGCAATATGAATATGGATTTCGTTGTTTCTTGTTGACGTATTGCATTGTTCTGGTATCCGGGATGTCACATTTTGTTAAAACAGCGTTTTCAAGATTGTTGTTAATTTCCGTTGGAGCAGGTGTCTGTATGCTAGTAAATATATGCATTTACCCCATTTGGTCAGGCGAGGATTTGCACAAACTGGTTGTGAAAAACTTTAGAGGAGTTGCCCACTCCTTGGAAGGTCAGAATCCTTTCTATTCTAGATTTCCTTAGCATGTACTCAAATACTTAGCATGTACTCAAATACTCTTTTCTACAGGCTGCGTTAGTAAGTACCTGGAATGTGTCGAATATGAAAGAATTCCTTCAAAAATTCTTGTATATCAAGCTTCTGATGATCCATTGTACAGCGGATATAGAACTGCTGTACAGTCTACTAGCCAAGAGGAAACTTTGGTATACTCCATGCTTCATTGTATAGCTTGAATCCTAGACCTGACTAAGGAATGATATGACCGTGTAAGATTTATTTCATCGCTTCTGCAGTTAGGTTTTGCTGAATGGGAACCTCCTCATGGCCGTTACAAAATATTTAACTATCCTTGGAGTACTTATGTCAAAGTTAGCGGTGCATTAAGGCATTGCGCGTTTACTATCATGGCTATGCATGGATGTATACTTGGCGAGATCCAGGTAAACTAACTTATCAGTAACTCCCAAATAATATCTAAGTTTCTAAGTCTGTTCTTGATTAAACTTTGCTGCAATAATTTCTTGTGTAAACAATCAATCTTTCAAAATTTCATGCCCTTCTAATATACGAGTGATTTGCATAGAATTATTGCTGGGATTGAACTTGTACCAGTTGTTATTCTTGCTCTTCATCTCCGTTATGAACTCCTGGCAACTAAGAGCAACATCATTGACATTGTTATACAACCACTCTTCTACTGGCTTTAGCAAGTACAGGCACAGATGCTCCATtctgattataaatttataatttaacaCTTATAGGCAACAGCTGAGTTGCGCCAGGTTTTTAGCAGCGAGATTCAGAAAGTTGGCACAGCAGGTGCAAAAGTTTTACTTGAGGTTGGAGCGAAGGTTGAAAGGATGGAAAAATTAAGCCCAGGAGATTTGCTGGCAGAAGTGCACGATGCTGCTGAAGAGTTGCAACTGGCAATTGACAAAAAATCATACCTTCTAATTAATGCTGACAGTTGGGCAAGTACCAGAATGCCACAGGAATCTGAGGACCCTAACAATATACAAGAATTGAAGGATTCTGAAAACAAGAATTTGCTTATACGCTCCCTCAGTCAAGTAGCGGGTCATTTAAGATCAATGCACACACCAAGGAACCCAAACAACATGAGCCAAGCTCTTTCTTTTGGACTAGGTTCATCTGAAGATATGTCCAGGCAGCAACAATGGCCTTCACGGCTATCTATGCTTGGAGACACCGTTCTTAATGAACGTGAGGTACATACATATGAAAGTGCAAGCGCACTTTCATTAGCTACCTTTACCTCATTGTTGATGGAGTTTGTTGCAAGGCTTCAAAACCTAGTTATTTCATTCGAGGAGCTCAGCGAGAAGGCAAAATTTACAGATCCTTCATTAAACACAGATGTATTTGTTGAGTAGGTCACTGGAGCAGGCAACAGGATTCATGCTCTTTCTTAATCATCACTCAACTCTGCGTGATCCTTCTGGCCAAGTTGCATAAAAAAGATGGCTACACTGGATTTAAATTGGTTCAATGGTTCATCTTGTGCTTGGAGTTTCACAACGGAACCAATTACATTTCCAGCACACATGGTTTCAATGGTTGTAATCATCAGCTTGCCTGATTCTTCTGGTCTGTCGAGAGCACGGATGCTGTGGAAAGGGAGAAGAGGCAGGATGAAGTAAATAAGTTACAAATACAGATTTCTGTTTGTTGTGGAAATGTTTGTGATAAATCTTTCTCTTTCCAATGGCGTAGGATACTAAGACATTTAAAGGATTGCTTTATAAACACTCAGAGTACAGATTTTTAGTGTAACTTAAAAACTTATCCCTCTTATGTTAATTTCACTTTACCTTCTCCATATGCATGTTATGTTATTCAACTGCAGTGACTAAAGAATGTCCAGTGGCAGATTGATTGCTAACTTCGATACATTTATGTACCTGAAAACACCTGCGATCTATGTTATACGGTCTCGGCTAGAAGTATCTCTCAGGAATGAGCGTCCAAGTCTGAATAATGTTTGATTTGTATTTTGCATAACCTAAAAGATTATGAATGAACAATTTCCTATCTAAATTTGTATGAAAATTTAGAGATAGCATTCTTCAGATTTCATAGTATTTTATACTACACTTTAAAAATCTGAGCATTGCTGTCTACTCATACCATGCAATGCATCCAAATTAGTTAGTTACCATTTTTTTTGATAATTTGTTTTCAGCTGTGTAATCCAAGTCGCCTTCTTGTAATGTAATCGTATTCTTTATAATGAAACAGTACAGAAAAGGGAATCTATATATGTAATTGTTACCGGAGTGCATTCAATCAGTAATCAATAAAGAAGGGGGTTGATTTAGGAGAAATCAAAATCAGGAAACAGTCTTTGATATCAACAAGAAAAGTACAAGACATACAGGTCAAAATGAAAACAGATGGGTCACATTTAATCTAAAACTTGAGGAGCTTACCTTGAACTTCAAGAACAAGCAACTGAGAGGAGCTCTACCAACTTCAAAGAAATATATAATTTACCCTATACTCTAAGAATAACCCTTCAACCCTTCCGCAAACAAGGCTACAAACTTTATGAAGGAAAAAGGAGATCAGGGTCTCAGGAATGCTTGCTGTTTCCTTGAAAACTATCAAGGGCGAAATCAAGCCAGTTACTGCTTCACTGAGGACAAGATGCGATGAAACAGATGATACCAGCCATTTTCAATTTACTGTTCTAGCAGTCTCACATCGATACTAATACAATATATAAGTAACTTGAATGTCCCAGACCAAACAATCAAAATATATTTCA
It contains:
- the LOC141721481 gene encoding large ribosomal subunit protein eL13z encodes the protein MKHNNVIPNGHFKKHWQNYIKTWFNQPARKTRRRNARQKKAVKTFPRPTAGPLRPIVHGQTLKYNMKVRAGRGFSLEELKAAAIPKKLAPTIGIAVDHRRRNRSLEGLQTNVQRLKTYKAKLVVFPRRARKVKGGDSAPEELANATQVQGDYMPIVREKPTVELVKVTAEMKSFNAYSKLRAERTHERHLGARLKRAAEAEKEEKK
- the LOC141717282 gene encoding aluminum-activated malate transporter 4-like translates to MSGNIGSFSFARTPREKLLVSRKNYSELGYVEDDCDEDESSWSRFQKKFVKFKFDVEGCLSKAYKMGRSDPRKVVFAAKMGLALVIVSLLIFFREPLSYIGQQSIWAILTVVVVFEFSIGATLSKGFNRAVGTLLAGALALCNAQLSQMAGKFQEVVIVTSIFIAGFSASYLKQHPAMKQYEYGFRCFLLTYCIVLVSGMSHFVKTAFSRLLLISVGAGVCMLVNICIYPIWSGEDLHKLVVKNFRGVAHSLEGCVSKYLECVEYERIPSKILVYQASDDPLYSGYRTAVQSTSQEETLLGFAEWEPPHGRYKIFNYPWSTYVKVSGALRHCAFTIMAMHGCILGEIQATAELRQVFSSEIQKVGTAGAKVLLEVGAKVERMEKLSPGDLLAEVHDAAEELQLAIDKKSYLLINADSWASTRMPQESEDPNNIQELKDSENKNLLIRSLSQVAGHLRSMHTPRNPNNMSQALSFGLGSSEDMSRQQQWPSRLSMLGDTVLNEREVHTYESASALSLATFTSLLMEFVARLQNLVISFEELSEKAKFTDPSLNTDVFVE